The following are encoded in a window of Rhizobium sp. 11515TR genomic DNA:
- a CDS encoding Dabb family protein, which translates to MIRHIVFFTVPDRAKLEEVRSGLSILTAIPHARLLEIGTNVKTDQLGTEVDLVVYGEFDNEAALAAYKSHPNYQRSIERVRPLREMRIAADYETATAIREPY; encoded by the coding sequence GTGATCCGTCATATCGTCTTCTTCACCGTTCCCGATCGCGCCAAGCTTGAGGAGGTCCGTTCCGGCCTCTCGATCCTCACGGCCATTCCGCATGCGCGGCTTTTGGAGATCGGCACGAACGTCAAGACCGATCAGCTTGGAACCGAAGTCGATCTCGTCGTTTACGGCGAATTCGACAATGAGGCGGCATTGGCGGCTTACAAGTCTCATCCGAACTATCAGCGCTCCATCGAGCGCGTTCGGCCGCTGCGCGAAATGCGCATTGCCGCTGATTATGAGACGGCAACGGCCATCCGTGAACCCTACTGA
- the ccmI gene encoding c-type cytochrome biogenesis protein CcmI translates to MLFWILVAVLTAVVGAVLLYPLLRGAKEAEDCRSGEAEVYRDQLRELERDLAGGLISAQEAGYARAEIGRRLIAAAKDEKTAAKSPAHGSYRLAQAFIIILLPAVGLCLYLVNGDPGLPAQPLEARLEKSGNDLAISIVKIEQHLAKNPDDAKGWEVLAPIYFKTNRIGDAELAYRNVIRLLGPNATRLGDLGEVLVVKANGIVTAEARGVLQQSLALDATNPRTLFYLALALEQEGKAADAKTAFEALAKQSPPDAPWLAAVNEHIIKNGGQAMASANGNASGNPTAEDVAAANALSSGDRQQMIRGMVDSLDAKLKQDPKNFEGWMRLIRSYAVLNDRERAADALKRGLAAFPADGGEGRQLLALAKELGLPTEVTQQ, encoded by the coding sequence ATGCTGTTCTGGATTCTCGTGGCCGTTCTTACGGCGGTTGTCGGCGCTGTGCTGCTTTATCCTCTTCTGCGTGGTGCAAAGGAGGCGGAGGACTGTCGTTCCGGAGAGGCCGAGGTCTATCGCGATCAGCTTCGTGAATTGGAGCGCGATCTTGCCGGCGGCCTCATCTCCGCGCAGGAAGCCGGTTACGCCCGCGCCGAAATCGGACGGCGTCTCATCGCCGCCGCGAAGGACGAGAAGACAGCAGCGAAATCGCCTGCGCATGGCAGCTATCGTCTTGCCCAGGCCTTCATCATCATCCTTCTTCCGGCCGTTGGTCTCTGTCTTTATCTCGTCAACGGCGATCCCGGCCTGCCGGCGCAGCCGCTGGAAGCGCGGCTGGAGAAGTCGGGAAACGATCTCGCCATCTCGATCGTCAAGATCGAGCAGCATCTGGCCAAGAACCCGGATGATGCCAAGGGCTGGGAGGTCCTGGCACCGATCTATTTCAAGACCAACCGTATCGGCGATGCCGAGCTTGCCTATCGCAATGTCATCCGACTGCTGGGACCGAACGCAACTCGGCTTGGCGATCTGGGCGAGGTGCTGGTCGTGAAGGCCAATGGCATTGTGACGGCGGAGGCGCGCGGCGTGCTGCAGCAATCGCTGGCGCTCGATGCCACCAATCCGCGCACGCTTTTCTATCTGGCGCTGGCACTGGAGCAGGAGGGCAAGGCGGCCGATGCGAAAACTGCCTTCGAGGCACTGGCGAAACAATCGCCGCCTGACGCACCCTGGCTTGCCGCGGTCAATGAGCATATCATCAAGAATGGTGGCCAGGCGATGGCATCCGCCAACGGCAATGCATCCGGCAATCCGACTGCGGAGGATGTCGCTGCGGCCAATGCGCTGAGCAGCGGCGATCGCCAGCAGATGATCCGCGGCATGGTCGACAGCCTCGATGCCAAGCTCAAGCAAGATCCGAAGAATTTCGAGGGCTGGATGCGGTTGATCCGCTCCTATGCCGTGCTGAATGATCGGGAGCGCGCCGCGGATGCGTTGAAGCGCGGTCTTGCGGCCTTTCCGGCCGATGGAGGGGAGGGCCGGCAGCTTCTGGCGCTGGCGAAGGAATTGGGACTGCCGACGGAGGTGACGCAGCAATGA
- a CDS encoding response regulator transcription factor, translating into MRILIVEDDINLNRQLAEALKEAGYVVDAAFDGEEGHFLGDTEPYDAIILDIGLPEMDGITVLEKWRGAGRTVPVLILTARDRWSDKVAGIDAGADDYVAKPFHVEEVLARIRALIRRAAGHASSEIVCGPVRLDTKSSKATVDGKPLKLTSHEYRLLAYLMHHKGEVVSRTELVEHMYDQDFDRDSNTIEVFVGRLRKKMGVDLIETVRGLGYRIQAPTNAN; encoded by the coding sequence ATGCGCATTCTCATAGTCGAAGACGATATCAACTTGAACCGCCAGCTTGCCGAGGCCTTGAAGGAGGCAGGCTATGTGGTCGATGCGGCCTTTGATGGCGAGGAGGGACATTTCCTTGGCGATACCGAACCTTACGACGCGATCATCCTCGATATCGGCCTGCCTGAAATGGATGGCATCACCGTGCTTGAAAAATGGCGGGGCGCCGGACGCACCGTGCCGGTGCTGATCCTGACCGCCCGCGACCGCTGGAGCGACAAGGTGGCAGGCATAGACGCCGGCGCGGACGATTACGTCGCCAAGCCTTTCCACGTCGAGGAAGTGCTTGCCCGCATCCGCGCGCTCATCCGCCGCGCCGCAGGCCACGCCTCTTCGGAAATCGTTTGCGGCCCGGTGCGGCTCGACACCAAGAGTTCGAAGGCAACCGTGGACGGCAAGCCGCTCAAGCTTACGTCTCATGAATATCGGCTGCTTGCCTATCTCATGCATCATAAGGGCGAGGTCGTCTCACGCACCGAACTGGTCGAGCATATGTACGATCAGGATTTCGACCGTGATTCCAATACGATCGAGGTGTTTGTCGGACGCCTCCGCAAGAAGATGGGCGTCGATCTGATCGAAACGGTCCGTGGCCTTGGTTACCGCATCCAAGCTCCGACCAATGCGAATTAA
- the ccmE gene encoding cytochrome c maturation protein CcmE produces MTRKQKRLAVIAGGMGFIAAAVLLVLFAFSQSVAYFYMPADLAKTPVNAGTLIRLGGLVGEGSIVRGQGTQVQFSVTDGTDTIKVKYDGILPDLFREGQGVVTEGKFEPGSDVFVADSVLAKHDERYMPKQVADKLKADGVWKGEEASQ; encoded by the coding sequence ATGACTCGCAAGCAGAAACGTCTGGCCGTGATCGCCGGCGGCATGGGTTTCATCGCCGCCGCCGTGCTGCTTGTGCTGTTCGCCTTCAGCCAATCGGTCGCCTATTTCTATATGCCGGCGGATCTTGCGAAGACACCGGTCAATGCCGGGACGCTGATCCGCCTCGGCGGCCTCGTCGGCGAAGGCTCGATCGTGCGCGGTCAGGGAACGCAGGTTCAATTCTCGGTCACCGACGGCACCGATACGATCAAGGTCAAGTATGATGGCATCCTGCCGGACCTGTTCCGCGAAGGGCAGGGCGTCGTCACCGAAGGCAAGTTCGAGCCGGGCAGCGACGTTTTCGTTGCCGACAGCGTGCTCGCCAAGCATGATGAGCGCTACATGCCGAAGCAGGTCGCCGACAAGCTGAAGGCTGATGGCGTGTGGAAAGGCGAGGAGGCCAGCCAATGA
- a CDS encoding MmcQ/YjbR family DNA-binding protein, with translation MAARRAIIATMTDEDLISLALGLPEVEDSSHFGTRDFRVRGKIFMTLPSPDFCVVKLTPDQQQMALATMPDDVMAVPGGWGLKGFTRLFHHDADHDAIETLIHRAWRNVAPKSMALPED, from the coding sequence ATGGCGGCGAGGCGTGCTATCATCGCGACCATGACCGACGAGGACCTTATATCCCTTGCCCTTGGCCTGCCGGAGGTAGAAGACAGCTCACACTTCGGAACCCGCGACTTTCGTGTTCGCGGCAAGATCTTCATGACCCTTCCGAGCCCGGATTTCTGCGTCGTCAAACTAACACCCGACCAGCAGCAAATGGCATTGGCAACCATGCCGGACGACGTCATGGCCGTGCCGGGCGGCTGGGGCCTGAAGGGCTTTACGCGGCTATTTCATCACGACGCCGATCATGATGCGATCGAGACGCTGATTCATCGCGCATGGCGAAACGTGGCGCCGAAATCTATGGCTTTGCCGGAGGATTAG
- a CDS encoding sensor histidine kinase, which translates to MRIKSLTARVLLLTTLWSAVALVVIGLVISNIYRKSAERGFQDLLRAQLSSVINSVTIGDQGGLSGNPQLGDLRFAQPKTGWYWIVEPLGTYTATPLVSPSLGASNLPVLSVLEAPFDKRYERYYTVNDAFGNRVQVVETEIVLDGDGHAARFRVTGNVAVVEDDVRNFSHSLYFSLVGFGVGSLIVNALAILYGLKPLDKARAALERIRAGESERLQGDFPREILPLANEVNALIESNRRIVERARMQVGNLAHSLKTPIAVLLNESRVLERSHGDLVKNQAEAMQGQVQSYLNRARIAAQRESVLARTEAEPALERLVRVMRRLNADKEFELSVSPNLALAMEQQDLEETVGNLLENAARFAERKVRLVASEAPAEIKGIDPARRHWVELVVEDDGPGLEPDQIREAMKRGRRLDESKPGTGLGLSIVSEITNEYQGRFELSRGSWGGLRASLILPGLTKDVA; encoded by the coding sequence ATGCGAATTAAGTCGCTCACCGCTCGCGTCCTGCTGCTGACCACGCTTTGGTCCGCCGTGGCGCTGGTGGTGATCGGCCTCGTCATCTCGAATATCTACCGCAAGAGCGCCGAGCGCGGCTTTCAGGACCTGTTGCGCGCCCAGCTCTCCAGCGTCATCAACTCGGTGACGATCGGTGACCAGGGTGGGCTCTCGGGCAATCCGCAGCTTGGCGACCTGCGCTTTGCGCAGCCAAAGACAGGCTGGTACTGGATAGTCGAGCCGCTTGGCACCTATACCGCGACACCCCTAGTTTCACCGTCGCTGGGTGCGTCGAACCTGCCGGTGCTGTCGGTGCTGGAAGCGCCCTTCGACAAACGTTACGAGCGTTATTATACCGTCAACGACGCCTTCGGGAACCGCGTGCAGGTGGTTGAAACCGAAATCGTACTTGATGGGGATGGGCACGCTGCTAGGTTTCGCGTGACCGGCAATGTCGCCGTCGTCGAAGACGATGTTCGCAATTTTTCCCATAGTCTTTATTTCTCGCTGGTCGGCTTCGGTGTTGGCAGTCTTATCGTCAATGCGCTCGCCATTCTCTATGGCCTGAAACCGCTCGATAAGGCACGCGCCGCACTGGAGCGCATCCGCGCCGGCGAGAGCGAACGCCTGCAAGGCGATTTTCCGCGCGAAATCCTGCCGCTTGCCAATGAGGTCAATGCACTGATCGAAAGCAATAGGCGTATCGTCGAGCGCGCCCGCATGCAGGTCGGCAATCTCGCGCACTCGCTGAAAACGCCGATTGCGGTTCTTCTGAATGAATCCCGTGTCCTGGAGCGCTCGCATGGCGATCTGGTGAAGAACCAGGCCGAGGCGATGCAGGGTCAGGTGCAATCCTATCTCAATCGTGCCCGCATCGCCGCGCAGCGCGAATCCGTGCTGGCGCGCACCGAGGCCGAGCCGGCGCTGGAACGGCTTGTCCGCGTCATGCGACGGCTGAACGCCGACAAGGAGTTCGAACTCTCCGTCTCGCCCAATCTGGCGCTCGCCATGGAGCAGCAGGATCTGGAGGAGACGGTCGGCAATCTCCTCGAAAATGCCGCCCGCTTTGCCGAACGCAAAGTGCGTCTGGTTGCAAGCGAGGCGCCGGCCGAGATCAAGGGCATCGATCCGGCGCGGCGCCATTGGGTGGAACTGGTGGTTGAGGACGATGGTCCCGGGCTGGAACCGGATCAGATCCGCGAAGCCATGAAACGTGGGCGCAGACTGGATGAGAGCAAGCCCGGCACCGGTCTCGGTCTGTCGATCGTCAGCGAGATCACGAATGAATATCAAGGCCGTTTCGAGCTCTCCCGAGGCAGCTGGGGCGGGCTTCGCGCGAGCCTAATTTTGCCCGGTCTGACGAAGGATGTTGCGTGA
- a CDS encoding cytochrome c-type biogenesis protein, which translates to MRLFLLCLVAILAPMSAFAVNPDEVLSDPALEARARTISAELRCMVCQNQSIDDSNADLARDLRLLVRKRLTDGDTDQQVFDYIVSRYGEFVLLKPRLSGKTYILWGAPIALFVAGGLALAVYARRRTGKPTGSPLSADEEAQLKDILGK; encoded by the coding sequence ATGCGGCTATTTCTTCTCTGCCTTGTCGCGATTCTGGCGCCCATGAGCGCCTTTGCGGTCAACCCGGACGAAGTCCTTTCCGATCCAGCCTTGGAGGCACGGGCGCGCACGATCTCGGCCGAATTGCGATGCATGGTCTGCCAGAACCAATCCATCGATGATTCCAATGCCGATCTCGCGCGTGACCTGCGCTTGCTAGTGCGCAAGCGCCTCACCGACGGCGACACCGATCAGCAGGTGTTTGATTACATCGTCTCCCGCTATGGCGAGTTCGTGCTGCTCAAGCCGCGCCTGAGCGGGAAGACATACATCCTCTGGGGAGCGCCGATTGCGCTCTTCGTAGCAGGTGGACTGGCCCTTGCCGTCTATGCGCGTCGTCGTACCGGCAAGCCCACCGGTAGCCCATTAAGCGCCGATGAAGAAGCGCAGTTGAAAGACATCCTGGGAAAGTGA